TTATAGTTTATTTGTGAAGTTATCAGTCGTTGTAGTATATCTCAATATATTAGGGAAAAAATAAACTTGCCCCTTCTTCTGCGCCCGATTACCTTTCCACTCCCAAGGACCATTTCCCTCCATCTGCCATACGACGCGTTGACAAGTCTGATAGAATGACCCAATTATCCTCGACTAATATTAaaaggcttttttttttaatgggtttACAATTGTATCGGGCAAACCTAATTCCAACTAAAATCGATCCCTCTGTCCCATTTTCCCCACCGTCCCTGCACCAAGTGGAACCCTAATATTTTGCATTCCAGCTCGGTGGAACTTGGAGACCTTTTGAAGTTTGACTGAAACCTCGAGCGAACTTGGGAAAATGCATGCCTGGATATGAAAGCATTTTATCAAATGGTGCATCTGCTCTCTTGCTTGGATAACTGTTCTCCATTTCAATGTGGTATCTTAGGTTTAATTTGTTATCTCTGCGGTGTatgtttttattttaattttaacgaTGTGGCCATCGATTATTTGTTTAAGCATGTGTGCTGTCTATGAATATAAGATTCGGAGATTTGGTGTATGGTGTTTTTTCTGCTAAGTTTTTGTTTTTATTCTCTCATGGCTTTTCTTTATGCTGGGAGATGTGTTCCCAGTGGTTTAGGGTTATTATGTTCTCTTTTTTATTCACCGACATGTGTTGTTGTATCATCCCTCTCCATATGCTTTAAGATTATTGTGTGTTTTGGGAttatatatgtaggataattgcGACTTTTGTtcatgttaattatgaattattgcAGCAATAATTGACTAAGCTAAGCTAAACTCTAACTGTGACACGTGCTCTATCACATATTAATTGTTGAAATGTCTGTTGTAAGAAAAAAATTGTCTAATAAGTGATCCcaatattttaattattcaatAATACTGTAGGGATTGAGAATGGTGGTCCACTTTAGATTGTCACCATAGCCGGTGCATTAAGATGCTGCTAGAAATTCACTATATTGGGGGTTTTGTGATCGTGACTGATGAAAGGAGTCTAATTGAGATTGAGAGGATGACAAATGTTCTGAAATATAGAAATTGTGCAAAATTTTATTATCTAGTTCGAAGGAAAGGTTTTGAAGAGCCTGAAACCAGTCCAGATATGCTTGATATTGGTAGGGGATAGCCTACTGTGAGAGTCTGTATGGAGCATAGGGTAGAGGAGCCAATTTTGAGCCAGGATCCACTGCTGCTTCCATCATCCTTATGACTAGATGCCAATATTGATTTGGATGGTCATCTCACTCAGGAGACAGCTATAAAGGATGAGGGACAGGGTGCAGTTAACGTGGATTGCATTGTTATTGGGACTACAGTGAGTGCTCATGGGACAGGAAAAGAGAAGGATGTCCAACCTccgtagaaaaaaataaatcaatgaaACTCGGGGAACAACTACtagtgttctaggagcagagaggGATGTGCATAAGCAGGAAGAAGACACTGCAAATGAAGCTCATGAGATTGATTTGAGGGATCACGAGACAGATGCAGATGAAGGCTTCCAAGCTTCACAATTTCTGAGTGCAAGTGAAGCTCACGGGAAAGATGCTCGGGGTATTTCTACTTTCGAATCTGCTAGAGAGTTGGATATAGAGAACCTGAAGGGGAAAAGGCCTGTGTAAGCTGGTGAAGGGAGCAGTGAGTGATAATGATTCTGACAATGAAGTTGCAGTAACTGTAGTGGGGCTCTAAGTCATCTAAAGGAGAGTGATGAGGAAGATGATTTGTTTGAACAACACACGGTTACAGCAGTGATAGAGGATATTAGGAGGTGGGTGGAGATACCCTGGGGTACATTAAACAAGGATGCCATTTAAGAAGTGGAGCTGTTACATAAGGAACCGGACTCAGAGAACAGCATTGAGCTTAGAAGAACTgatgcttcatcagattttgatggagaaggTCGGGAAAGAAAAGGAATCCTGAGTTTAATGCAGTTACTGACTACAAATAGCTTGATGAGTTGAAAGTTGGAATGATGTTTGAGAGTCATATGGTGTTCCCAGAGGCACTCAAGAGCCTTTCAGTCCGAGAGTGCTTTGACTTCACTTAGACGCACAGTAATACATGGAGGGTGAAAATAGTATGCAAAAAGTGCGAGGTTAGAGGATCCATACATCCCCAATTCAATGGCAGATTCCATTTCAAATGAAAAGTTACCAACCAATTCACAAGCCATGGAAGGTGGCTCCACAACTACAATGTCAATTTAAGAAAATTAACAGAATCATCTTTGTGGATGACAACCAAGCCAAGGAACAAAAAGGTTAATACAATCATCTTTGTGGATGCAACGGATTTGAAATTTGAGGCTCACTACATCTTTAAGAAGGAACCTCGCAATTTACTGGCCGAGGTACTACTCTTTCTGCTATGCTCAAATTAGATGGGAGGATATTTTGTTTTTATTGTTGTTGTGGTAGCTAATGGCCTTTGCTGGTATCTTATTTGTTCTTTGCTGAACATCACTCGGCACTTTGTTCGTGTAAATATTTGGGAAAGACCAGCATTTGTATCAATCTGCAAGATGAGAAAGAACGACTAGTTTGGGAATATTATATTGGTTGTAGTCTGGGAATATCATATTGGTTGTTTCTTAGTCTATAATTTGACACACAAACTGCAGCTCTCTCCAAACAAACATGTGATACGTTGGATACTGTCATCTATAAGCAATGTCTCGTATATATTGATACGGTAAATGGTGTGAAGGTCTTGCTGATGTGTGATTTTAACTTTGGATAGTTTATTTATTGTGGCTAGTATCAATTGGCATGATTTGCATAAAATTGACTGTATTTTCTACCTAACATTATTATTTATCATCAGTCTCTTATTTTTATCTAAGACAGTTGAACTCTGCTTGGTGCGTGAGCCAGAAAAAGTTGAGCCCTCTAATTTCAGACTGCAATAGTGAACTTGATATCAACAAAACATTCACAAGTTTTACAATCTCTTCACAAAACATTCACAACTACTTCAAGAACCAGTCATAAAGAACGCAGGAACATGTACTGCTGCTACTGCTGGTGCTTTTAGTTTTTGATTAATCATCTTGCATCTCCAATGTTAATCTTAGTAAACAAATCAATAATCTTAAATTGTTATGTTCAtcagttttttctttttaaatggaTTACTCCTGCATCTTAGGTGACTTCTGTGGTCTTTGTCAAGTTCTGAATATTTTTATCTCGCAAACCATTCCTCAAGACCATCCCGTCATTGCCAACATCAGCAGGTGTGAGCAtactttgaaatttaaatttggaggtgtgtgtgtgtgtgattggggggagaggggaggggagggggttggTGGAGAACTGTTCACCTTGAAAACTAACCAGTGAGCACCAATCTGCCTGTGATTCATGACAGACAAACCTTTAAACAACAGATTCAACTCCACCAAATTAAGGACTGAAAAAACCTCCAGCTCATTGTACCTCAAATTCCAGTCATTCTTATTTCTTGAAAACCATGTTTGCACAAATCAGAATTTATGAAGCCTCTAACTTCCAGGAAGGTATAGTGTATCTAATGTTCACCTGAGAGAAGCTTGATAAGATCCTGAAGTCAAGCTTGTCAGTGATCTATTATTCCGTGGTCAAGCCCCTCTGTATCAGCAACTCAGCCAATATAAACTTCAACTTtgtacaggaaaaaaaaaaaaaaaaaagcctaggGACAAGCAACTGGAaccttttaaattaattaaatacggACATCCTCACTTTTGGTCCTTCAATCAACAATGGACACTGAACGAACAGCAAGAAATTCAACTAGCCTCTGCTCCAGCTATTCGCTTGAACCAGAAAGTTGGAAATCAAGGAATATCTTAATGGAAATCAGAAAAACTACAGCACTAGGTTCATAGAAGGCCTAAAGAAGTAGAAACTTATGCAATGTCCTAGAGAGTAGTAGAAGTTCCTATTTGAGAATAGCAGATCTCCAACTGCTTGCCAGGTTTCAGAGCTTGACACTTTACTGCTTTCCTACCAAAGGTTTCAGCAGTGAAGGTGTGTCTGCTGCAAGAAGGAAGGAAACCAAAAATTGCCTGCTTTAGGGCCGAAAAGTCCAGTTTGTTTCGGCCAAGTATATATAATTATGGGGTACCTCACTGAGATGCATCTGTTAGACAAGTTAGGTACACAGAAATACTAATTATAGTTGACATCCCTATGTGGTAATGGTAGCAGCACAGATCAAATCTTATAATAAGGAAAACTGCAGCTAATATTGAGAAAGTTTAACAACTTTTATATATTTGATGTAAACAAAAAAAAGGGCACAGATCAGCAGCACTACCTTGATGAATGGACCCAGGCATGTGCACATAACCTAATATGCACAAACTCAGAagtttatatatcaatttatgcaACAGAGCTGACAAATATTTTACCAAACATTCACTATCTATTTGCAGCTACAACAAATAATAACAGTGTTAAATTTGCTTTTCCCTTGAATAATTACAAAGGTGATCCGGTCGTGAACAGATATTACTTTATGAAAAGTAAGCCTGCAGAAGggatatgaattaaataaatcgaTCATGAATGGCATATAGATAACTATGCTTTCTTTCCAACTAGTTCTCATTTATATTCTTGCATGTATTTAATTACTTGCAAGAGTTGAAATGTGGACACTATATGACTACTTTTGTACTTCTCCACATGATAATTGAACTACCTTCTACATTTGACAGGGGTATCAATTGCTCTCCCAGAAGCAGCAAAACAATATAATAAATGAaacagaagaaaaggaggaaactTATGGATCATTTCTTAACCATCAACAAGTTGATGAGTAGATAAGAGATCGATATAAAAACACTCAAATAAGGACTCTTCACAAAAATGTCTCCCAAAAGAAGGCAGGCCTCTTGGGATGAGGAGAATAAGAGCATCTAAAAGAATCCCAGATCTCATCCAAAGTTTCAGTCTAATTGTTGAACACCTTTCTGTTCTAAACTTTGGATAAAATCACATGACTTAATTGTAACCCCACATCAATTTAATCTTTCTATCAGTAGCCACTGGCCAATAATCGTAATTGGACATTGTTAAAAAGAGTAGGGTCTTTACAGACCAGACTGAGACATTCAAATCGGTTAAAAAATCTCCACTTCTCTCGTGCATCTCATACACGTCAATCAGTATTGATGCCCAAGTAGTGGTAGGTAGGATTTGTCCCACAATAACAATCTACTCAGGTTTCAATTTGTGAGCAACTAGGTTTAATGGTTCGATTGCTTTCTCATTCATAGTGCAATTTGGAGACCCTAAAAATAGAGAGAACACAAAGGAAAAAAATGTATCACAAAGATCTATCTACAATCCTGCCAAATTCGGTACGTGGAACTAAGGTTGTGCACGGGATCCAAAATTAATCATTTGGTTAGAGCATCCACCAACATTTTTATCCACAGACAGTAGATTTTATCTCTACTTATCCTTTTTTGTCCCGGTACCAGCTGTCCCCATCAAGggtagctaaaaaaaaaaaaaaaatctggaattGCTTATCTGGTTTCCAAACTAGATCTCAGGAATCCCACCACCAAGATCTGAACCCAAAACCTGCAGCCATATGGAGTGGGGTTGGAATCATGTTATGAACTAGTTTACAATGTAGTCAATAATTGCCATGACTTCGTTCTTGTTTCATGCATGGTCTTATTAGATACTGCTTTcagcataaaattatcaaaattaaaCAGACAAAAATATTACATAACACAATATACTCCAAAATGGTGTGTCCcaacttttcttcttttcttatagTTTTTTTGTTTGAGTCTTTTTCTTAAGTTTCCCCTGACATTTTTGACGAAAACCCAGAATCTCAAACCAAACTATGCTGAAACTAAAACTCAAGCATAACCAAAAGCACTTTATCATTCATTGTTAGAATATGCTGCATCCCTGCAACTTAGAACTACTAAAACTTAAGGACATTCCAAGCTCGTGatatttctaaattttaagaTATGATTTGGGATCATCCTTTAGTTTATGAAACAATTACCCAAAAGACATATTCCTACATGCATTTCCTTATACAAACGAGTCCATGCCAACCTATTGGCACTTTTAAGTTTCCCATCAACATAATTAGAAAGCATTCACAGGTTTTTATTTATGCTAAAATGGCAGTTACTTCTTTGATCTTTTACTACTCATGTTGGTTATCTAAGACCACAAGATTCCTTGACCTAAGACCATAAACGGTAACACCAGTGACTAACACATGAAGCCCTGTTTTAGTACTCATCCCCAGAAAAAATTTTCTAACACACACAACATATAGCTAAGTTATTTTTAGAgatcagggaaaaaaaaaatccctttaTTCAGGAACCATAAATTTGTATCCAGTTCGATGATTCAGCTCATATTCCCTTTcatatctttttcagcttcaacaTCTAATACTCTACCATCTAATATTTTGCTTGTGCAACATGATctccaaaagaagaaaaagagccaATAAAATTAGTTTCTGAACATATACAGGCTGAcagaaagaaacaaatttgtagcAAACCAATAACATGCCGCTGGTAAGTGGTAATAATTGGAAGCAAAGGCCAACATACCTTGCTTGGGTCAAAATACACTAAAAGACAGGTATCGAAAAGGTTGTAGTCTTGCCAGAGATACAAATGGAACAAGTCAGGTAGATAAAGATATATTCCCTCATCCATATAATAGCAAGTTAGCATTTTCAAACATTCTTTAAATATTGAAAagtatatgaaaaaataattgttcCAAGGCTACATAAAAACAATACAGTCATTCTGCATAATGTGAGCCAAAGCAATATCTCAGCCTGTGTAATTTAGACTCATATCCAGCTCGAAAATTCCTTGTCGAAAATGGATCAGCAAACTGGACACACATTAAACACTTGGTTCTGAACAATTTCTTCACTTGCAACTTTACAAATTGGTGTAGAGTAGGATTCTTCTAACAATAAGTGTATGCCACCATTACTGTTTTTAGAGATCAGTGTGTTAGTGCTCAAATAATTATGCAAAATGTCATGGTTCTTGTAACATTGGACTAAGTTCTGAAAGTTTATGACAAACATGTTTACTGAAACACCGTAGCATGCAACATCATTTCATATTTCTATtataaaacatacatatatacatatacaaatatacatacatatacatacatatatatatgtacacacacacacacacatacatatacatatatatagatatatacatacatatacatacatatatatatatacatacatatacatacatatacatacacacacatacacacatacatacatacatacatacatatacatagatatatacatatacatatatacatagatatatatatagatatatacatacatagatacatatatagatacatacatatatatatacacatatatatacatacatacacatatatatacatacacacacacacacacacacacacacacacacacatatacacatatatatatatatagatatacatatatatacatatatatgtatatgtatgtatgtatgcacatatatatatacatgtgtgtgtgtgtatgttgtatacacacacacacatatgtgtgtgtgtgtgtatgtatgtgtgtgtgtgtgtgtgtgtgtgtgtgtgtatcctaTGTGTCCctgtcaaatatatatatatatatatttgacacATGCCAAATATGATTCTCACGTCCATGTCCACGTAACACCATGCGCCTTATACAAACATGCAGAACACAAGCTTCCTTGTTGAACATATTTGACTTAATATCGAAAGGAAAAATTCACATGGTGAATTCAAAGAAAGTCAGATGAAATATGACCTACTAAAAATACCTCCCCAGCTGTACAGAAGAAACCTGAACAACAAAGGTGAAAACAAATGCTTGAGAAACACCAATGGTTAGTCACACAGACAAAATCTTAGTGGACCCTTCCAGACTCCATCTGCTCTCGTCCTCGCTCTTCCTCCATCCGAAAACCAGTAGACTCCATTAATGGGTCTCCTGACCTCCTGAAATCCAGCTCCAACTCCTCCTTCCTCACCAGAATCATCATCTGTTCATTCTCAAGCATGAGTCTTTCATTGTCCAACCTTGATCTCTCAATCTCCCTATCCTTCTTGCTGCTGAACCTCTGCCACTTGAACCTCTGCCTCTCTATTGCCAGAGCTTCGGTCTCGATGTCCAATCTCTCCTCCTCGAGCTGCAATGCCCGCATCTTTAACCACTTTCGCCGCTCCAATGGTGGCCTTGTCGGGTCCTGAAGGACCGCATCTATCTCAGCAAGGAAATCCTCAAAGCGCCCCCTTCCGACCTCTTCGCTCCCCTCTTCTTCATTCCCAACattgtcctcctcctcctcctcctcttcctcctcctcttcctccccatCAAAACACTGATTGCCATCTTTTGATGGTGCGACCTGTGATAGCAAACAGCTTTGCAAATTGATATCAGGACAATTGGGTATTTTCTGGCCACTGTGGTACGCACACATCTCCTTGTAAAAAAGATGTTTTGAGCTCAGGATCTTTCTCACATCATTCTTTGCTTTTTGGGAAATGGGCATCGACTCCAAGCTTGCAGGATCATGGACGACATCGCAGGAGACTCCAGGACCAAGAAGATCGTTCAACCTCTTATATCTTTTGTTCATGTCGTTGAACTTGTCCTCGCACTGCTGCGGCGAAACATAGGCGCCATTCTCTTGCATCAGGAGCGATACCATCTTCCATTTTCCTTTCTTCTGGAATGCGGCCCCGTGCTTCCTCTTCACAGCACCTGGAGTCCCGTCTACAGCCTCATAAGCGCCGTCATCCCCGACGAGGGCGACGATCCGGATCAACAGCCGGACCACCTCGTCGGTCCACTTCATACGCTGCCAAGGCGAGCCCTTTTTGCCCAGCCCGGCTCCGCCAGGGACCGGTGACTGCTGCCCGTGGCCATCCCCCTCGACGGCGGCGGCGGGAAGTTGGTCGTCATTCTCGCTGGTGGTGGCGGAGGCGTAGATGCCCTTCCCGCGAGGCGGGGGGTTGAGGGAGGGGGCAGGGTCGAAGAGGGGCATCGCATGGCCGGGATCGATGCCGGCGGCGGGCATTGGTTGAAGGTGGGGAAGGGGGTGGTGTTGTTGGCGGCGGTGGTGGACGGAGGGGTCGTGGTCCAGAATTCCGGCGGATGATCCAGGGAGAAGGCCACTACTCATCATAGAATTATCCATGGCTTCCCCTCTTCCTAAAGGCTGGATTAGATATCATGCAAGAAAAACCCCAAGAAACCCACGGATTCGACGACTTGGTACGAAACGAAACCCTAGATTTCAACAAAACAGGTTCAAAAAGATGAGAATCCTTGTGGACGAGAGACCTTACGGTTTTGATCCAACAAACGCAAGGGTTTCGACGCGGAGATCGAAGAAAAGCTGGTGCTTGGGGAGCTCGGAGGCGTAATAATGGCGAGTTGGCGACCTCGGAGCTCGGCGTCTACAGAGAGAGTTGGAGGACGCAATGCTATTTATTAGTCTGGCCCGCATTAAATTCCGACTCGGATGTCGGACCCGCCACCGGTTCGGCTCGGTCGAAGCAGGTGCAAGAATCCGGTTTGGTTGCAGTGCATCCGGAAGCATCACTTGCCACCGTGTCTAGCTGGTGCATATTCAACTTACTAAGGATgtgtttgattatattttttaatttttaatttttaaaaaatatttttatttttttatttttattgttaaataaaaataaaaaataaaaaatatatttgataactaTATTGCTATAAAACTAAAGATAATATTTGGGGACAGCAGATGAAAAGCTcgatgaagaagaagaatttgagaagagaaaaaaagaagtgaagaggtgaagagctcgacaagaaagaaagatttagactttttactttttgatttgatattttagatgtagaaaagtaaaaaataaaaaataaatttaaaaaaataaaaaaaattattttacatataaagtaattattttgatttttttaatttttaatttttacttttcataatattactaaatattattttttaatttttattttttaaaaaataaaaaaaaatatttttttaatggctaaccaaatgcatCCTAAATATATTTCTGCTTTAACTGAACCTACTTTTCTTATTTATctctttatttaaattaaaaaaatatattttaaagataaaatttatattaaaataattaattatataaaaatattatttttataaaatgataCACAATTAGATATTTTTGCATATGTTTGTCCATATAAAGTAGATAACACACGTTAATTGAAAGCAAGGTATACATATCtttaatattatatatgtatttaaCTAAAATACAATCAATCTTGTATTTAAACTTAAGGTAATATATTAAGAAGTATATTTTGAATATTAGATATGTGTTTATCTAAAACACAACTAATCTTGTATTTAAAATTATGGTAATATATTAAGAATCATTAAACATGCATCAGTCggagaaaataaatttaatttttctttcaaaattaataattaaatattttataatataaaatttatttttttaaagaaactggtgtataagtatcccttaagaTAATAATTACATGAATAGAGTAAGGACGATCTATCCtactttaaaaaagaaaagatgaatatGGCTAGTTAAGTGTAACACAGAGGTTGAGTGCTAGTGAAGGCATAAAGAAAAATAGAGATAGTCCAATGCAATTATTAGATTTTTTAATAAcaaatcatttttttcttatatatacaattctattttttttctctttttttgaattCAGTGAAAGTTTCGATCCCAACACTAGTTGCCATACTGATCTGGTATGAAATTAACATAATACCGTaacacctttttatttttttactatctattatttttaataaaaatataattaatatttaagtATTTGAAGGTCATTATCATGATTTTTAAGTTGATGG
The DNA window shown above is from Elaeis guineensis isolate ETL-2024a chromosome 8, EG11, whole genome shotgun sequence and carries:
- the LOC105050511 gene encoding uncharacterized protein, encoding MDNSMMSSGLLPGSSAGILDHDPSVHHRRQQHHPLPHLQPMPAAGIDPGHAMPLFDPAPSLNPPPRGKGIYASATTSENDDQLPAAAVEGDGHGQQSPVPGGAGLGKKGSPWQRMKWTDEVVRLLIRIVALVGDDGAYEAVDGTPGAVKRKHGAAFQKKGKWKMVSLLMQENGAYVSPQQCEDKFNDMNKRYKRLNDLLGPGVSCDVVHDPASLESMPISQKAKNDVRKILSSKHLFYKEMCAYHSGQKIPNCPDINLQSCLLSQVAPSKDGNQCFDGEEEEEEEEEEEEDNVGNEEEGSEEVGRGRFEDFLAEIDAVLQDPTRPPLERRKWLKMRALQLEEERLDIETEALAIERQRFKWQRFSSKKDREIERSRLDNERLMLENEQMMILVRKEELELDFRRSGDPLMESTGFRMEEERGREQMESGRVH